A single region of the Plasmodium malariae genome assembly, chromosome: 7 genome encodes:
- the PmUG01_07037800 gene encoding protein kinase, putative, with translation MKNNSNTNVDNVVRKITDASCSTDVNSNTKSSTNVSCTTTTGNKSTNTNNNNKSTNNSNNNKEKGNILENLKESQLETIRTEHENNKNNGNIQETHADPSIKLKSNPEKIEAGEDQVNKNVCLFISDDLKLRKHNQVVNDFLKTLSKNSFNLYFPKFSNSYNEVPKVLFLLSGDTGDILVALKYLIDNIDQINFIILNFLNKLKRRKIVKNNEVILYLIDFVLKKLYESNLNYRYKKTQILDFYDNLVHTKKTFFESGIMNDAIVVKDLRLIYFYKHDIKMKKEKTFIKERPPHNNTVYINKEYQHDGTKNSVKQNFVITNGNYGLNYKFVEKKKKKKNFCGEILTPNSYFGLYNYLKEKTIFDNKDSDIFSSKKKLFCNINKCIKKYIKDKKKCSKIESDICNCISNVIVNINSDAKLWEKINAAKNEVKNVKSILMKIKKIENLVDRLIEHDYENIIVHEENVQQEHQQEGESEKESIKTCYFENFHFNFVLLGSIKKGSDRHKSLLFKVLCDALVIPCRFVRYIKEKHVKYFNLVLIPSVPEKKIPESIIPIFWEGKPKAKTNLNAQTKVTISTFLNSIKIKFKYIDNFFLKVWENSNELINLDDYFIFNKKLGTGGFGEVWDVSLKNEEKYHDSFFFFSIKHTSNFALKIMDINDFNLNESVVMREKAHKNVLRMYCVFKGYQILINRQRKEEKKVSLCFLLELADTSLEKLFCSKNVAYNLNFVRLTLLEIANVMSFMHKPNIKQEFFIYRDLKPDNILIKGKDILITDFNLSKKVNQEFKYLMSQCCGTQGHLAPEQKSVGYSQTVDIWAFAIVISKFLKHKNFHYFSHNEYTINLKHFEIQDKFLINLLLACIDNIPFMRPSFDEISQMLLNEIIRNELERYGRLKTMKRYVKKKR, from the exons atgaaaaataactCAAATACGAATGTAGACAACGTTGTTCGTAAGATCACTGACGCTAGTTGCAGTACCGATGTAAATAGTAATACTAAGAGTAGTACCAACGTCAGTTGTACTACTACAACTGGCAATAAGAGTACAAACacaaataacaataataaaagcaCAAACAACAGTAACAACAATAAGGAAAAGGggaatatattagaaaatttaaaggaAAGCCAACTAGAGACTATTAGAACTGaacatgaaaataataagaataatggAAACATACAAGAAACTCATGCAGATCCAtccataaaattaaaatcaaaCCCAGAAAAA ATTGAAGCAGGAGAAGACcaagttaataaaaatgtttgtttatttatttctgatgatttaaaattaagaaaacaCAATCAAGTAGTAAacgattttttaaaaacattatcTAAGAATTCtttcaatttatattttcccaAATTTTCAAATAGTTACAACGAAGTCCCCAAG GTCCTTTTTCTGCTAAGCGGAGACACGGGAGACATCTTAGTGGCCTTGAAGTATTTAATTGACAACATTGATCAGATAaactttataattttaaactttttaaataaattaaaaagaagaaagataGTGAAAAATAACGAAGTAATTCTATATCTCATAGACTTTGTActaaagaaattatatgaaaGCAACTTAAACTACCGGTATAAGAAAACACAAATTTTGGATTTTTACGATAACTTGGTACATACTAAGAAAACATTCTTCGAATCag GAATAATGAACGATGCAATTGTTGTAAAAGACTTAAGATTAATTTACTTTTACAAACACGATATCAAAATGAAGAAGGAAAAGACCTTCATTAAAGAGAGACCTCCACATAATAACACTGTGTACATTAATAAGGAATACCAACATGATGGGACTAAAAACTCagttaaacaaaattttgtGATAACAAATGGGAATTACGGATTAAACTACAAatttgtagaaaaaaaaaaaaaaaaaaaaaatttctgtGGTGAAATACTAACACCCAATTCGTATTTTGGACTATACAACTACCTTAAGGAAAAGACCATATTTGATAACAAAGACTCTGATATATTTTCTTCCAAGAAAAAATTGTTCTGTAATATTAACAAGTGTATTAAGAAATACATAAAGGACAAAAAGAAATGCAGTAAAATAGAAAGCGATATATGTAATTGCATTTCCAATGTGATTGTGAATATAAACAGCGATGCGAAGCTatg GGAAAAGATCAATGCAGCAAAGAATGAGGTGAAGAACGTTAAGagtattttaatgaaaattaaaaaaattgaaaatttgGTGGACAGGTTGATAGAGCATGactatgaaaatataatagtacATGAGGAGAATGTGCAGCAGGAGCATCAGCAG GAGGGCGAAAGTGAAAAAGAAAGTATAAAAACTTGTTATTTcgaaaattttcattttaattttgttttacttgGGAGTATAAAGAAAGGGTCCGACAGACATAAATCTTTGCTATTCAAA GTACTGTGTGATGCGCTGGTTATACCCTGCAGATTTGTTCGTTATATAAAAGAGAAGCATGTTAAGTACTTCAATCTTGTCTTAATTCCATCCGTTCCCG aaaaaaaaatcccTGAGAGTATAATACCAATATTTTGGGAGGGTAAACCCAAAGCCAAGACGAATCTAAATGCGCAGACCAAAGTTACTATTTCTACGTTTTTAAATAGcataaagataaaatttaaatatatcgacaattttttcttaaa GGTGTGGGAAAACAGTAACGAACTTATAAATTTAGAcgactattttatttttaacaaaaagtTAGGAACGGGTGGATTTGGTGAAGTGTGGGATGTATCactaaaaaatgaagaaaaataccatgattctttttttttttttagtataaaaCATACCTCGAATTTCGCTCTAAAAATAATGGacataaa CGATTTTAACTTGAACGAGTCTGTAGTTATGCGGGAAAAGGCCCACAAGAACGTCTTACGAATGTACTGCGTGTTTAAGG GCTATCAGATCCTGATAAATAGACAGCGtaaggaggaaaaaaaagtatcCCTTTGTTTCCTTTTGGAATTGGCCGATACGTCGTTAG aaAAACTTTTTTGCAGTAAAAATGTAGCATATAATCTCAACTTCGTTCGTTTAACCCTTTTGGAAATAGCCAA TGTAATGTCCTTTATGCATAAGCCGAACATAAAGCAagaatttttcatttatcgTGACTTGAAGCCCGACAACATTCTGATAAAG GGTAAAGATATACTCATAACCGACTTTAACCTGTCGAAGAAGGTCAACCAAGAATTCAAGTATTTGATGAGTCAGTGTTGTGGTACTCAAGGTCATTTAGCACCAGAACAAAAAAGTGTAGGGTACAGTCAGACAGTAGACATTTGGGCTTTTGCAATTGTTATATCCAAATTTTTGAAGCACAAGAATTTTCACTATTTTTCCCATAACGAATACACTATAAATCTGAAGCATTTCGAAATTCAA GACAAGTTTTTGATAAACCTGCTGTTAGCTTGCATTGATAATATCCCCTTTATGAGACCATCTTTTGATGAAATTTCTCA GATGCTACTTAACGAAATAATAAGGAATGAGCTCGAAAGATATGGTAGATTAAAGACGATGAAAAGAtacgttaaaaaaaaaaggtaa
- the PmUG01_07037900 gene encoding monocarboxylate transporter, putative: MNILPRRVVPYVVLLGAFLYNLNIGIINSYGNLNIYLTSYLRHKGQNVTYKSVSLIYELTVITLGISMLVGNVVQQKLGERMTILICSFTTFLSFYLSSIYAHSYYLLCLFMGFCYAVGYGICFTIPLSCAYKHFKTNRGLISGIVISAISLSPFMYCPLQTLLINRRNVLPVKEENGSKELYFDDIDVLNRVPYLLFVQSIIFLIFGTLGGYLATIKCEEDNSPTNIQHNHSEKIKNIHSVERDATDLERNEHISLTGGKGKNSAYGESTLVRNGVDYITNNDNVSGNNVGRSNIGGSNVGDNNRNYHFAKPFKKKKNKKKNDGALNGKEENLHNESEEHLIVNNSCNNMKKQKFFFFSNLLNFNNIYADNHVSKYYNKKCTEDVFFILLWISIVFFNCYINFIIMYWKIIGITYTSVEDKLITLNGSFINSISNIAGRLIWGTIYDKFKLNITLLFLGISITFACFLLPAISHIYVLYVFVCALFYFCIGGSFVTIPIITLKKYGEQHFPLNMSILYTTRIANTFLCSFVVHICYNLFTLRCLSAAFGFISLLSTISMFILAKS; this comes from the exons ATGAATATTTTGCCAAGAAGAGTTGTTCCGTATGTTGTGTTGTTGGGCGCCTTTTTGTATAATCTGAATATAG GcataataaattcatatgGAAATCTTAACATCTACCTGACGTCCTACCTGAGACATAAAGGACAAAATGTAACATACAAAAGTGTTTCTTTAATATACGAGTTGACAGTAATAACACTTGGTATATCTATGCTTGTAGGAAATGTAGTTCAACAGAAGTTAGGAGAGAGAATGACTATACTAATTTGTAGCTTCACTACATTTTTATCGTTTTATTTATCATCTATATATGCGCATtcgtattatttattgtgtTTATTTATGGGCTTCTGTTATGCTGTTGGATATGGTATATGCTTTACTATTCCTTTATCATGtgcatataaacattttaaaaccAATAGAGGATTAATAAGTGGTATTGTCATATCAGCCATATCATTAAGTCCATTCATGTACTGTCCATTACAAACATTACTTATAAATAGAAGAAATGTATTACCTgtgaaagaagaaaatggaTCTAAAGAATTATACTTTGACGATATAGATGTTTTAAATAGAGTGCCATATCTACTTTTTGTCCAGtccattatatttttaatttttggcACTTTGGGTGGTTACTTAGCTACTATAAAGTGTGAAGAGGATAATAGTCCTACTAATATACAGCATAATCACtcagagaaaataaaaaacatacatTCTGTAGAGAGGGATGCAACTGATTTAGAAAGAAACGAACACATTTCATTAACGGGGGGGAAGGGTAAAAATAGCGCATATGGGGAAAGCACCTTAGTAAGAAATGGGGTGGACTACATCACAAACAACGACAATGTTAGCGGTAATAACGTTGGCCGTAGTAACATTGGAGGTAGTAACGTTGGAGATAATAATAGGAACTACCACTTTGCCAAAccatttaaaaagaaaaagaataaaaaaaaaaatgatggaGCATTAAACGGCAAGGAGGAAAATCTGCACAATGAAAGTGAGGAACATCTAATAGTAAATAATAgttgtaataatatgaagaaacaaaaatttttttttttttcgaatttgctaaatttcaataatatatatgcagatAATCATGTTTCcaaatattacaataaaaagTGCACAGAagatgttttttttattcttttatggATTTCTatcgtattttttaattgttatattaattttataattatgtactGGAAAATAATAGGTATTACTTACACATCTGTAGAGGACAAACTAATAACTCTAAATGGCAGTTTTATAAATAGCATATCAAATATAGCTGGTAGATTAATATGGGGTacaatatatgataaatttaaattaaatattactttattatttttaggtATTTCTATAACATTTGCATGCTTTCTACTACCAGCtatttcacatatatatgttctataCGTATTTGTTTGtgctcttttttatttttgtattggGGGTAGTTTTGTAACTATCCCTATTATTACCTTGAAAAAATATGGGGAACAGCATTTCCCTTTGAATAtgtctattttatatactacTAGAATAGCAAATACATTTTTGTGTAGTTTTGTTGttcatatatgttataatttatttacactAAGGTGTCTAAGCGCGGCATTCGGCTTTATTTCGTTATTATCAACTATTTCGATGTTTATTCTGGCCAAGTCGTAG